A window of the Synchiropus splendidus isolate RoL2022-P1 chromosome 6, RoL_Sspl_1.0, whole genome shotgun sequence genome harbors these coding sequences:
- the LOC128760970 gene encoding globoside alpha-1,3-N-acetylgalactosaminyltransferase 1-like — protein MALLPFHKMSSGSVRVTRIQLLLYCAVLALIIYVLRSQKGTSLRLHSEDRQASGVMEDQAVALQKQTTPWGAPIVWGDSHKSALRRKEFAHQGIRTGLVVLVVGTYARFARRFLSSAEMHFLPRQAVTYYILADNPRSLDPPIKLGPGRLMKVLPVTELPGWKRLAYRRMSLISEAIKQTISKDVEFLFCADVDQEFVAPVGEEIFGDLVATLHPELYEMPRSSFPYEAEEDSAAYVRDNEGDLYYTSEFYGGSVSEMFRLVRACAVLLLQDQANGVTARGLEESYLNRYLIHRRPTRVLSPEYNWWSSGLAVDVTVQRIISLGRQCAAFSEQKREQFNC, from the exons GAAGTGTCAGAGTGACCCGGATTCAGCTGCTCCTGTACTGTGCCGTGCTCGCCCTCATCATCT ACGTCCTACGATCACAGAAAGGAACATCGCTTCGTCTTCACTCTGAAGACAGACAAGCATCAGGTGTGATGGAGGACCAGGCAGTGGCATTGCAAAAGCAGACCACACCGTGGGGTGCTCCTATCGTTTGGGGCGACAGTCACAAATCAGCTTTACGTCGAAAGGAATTTGCGCATCAAGGAATACGTACAGGCCTGGTGGTGCTGGTGGTTGGAACGTACGCCCGGTTTGCACGAAGATTTCTTTCCTCGGCAGAGATGCACTTTCTCCCGCGCCAGGCGGTCACCTACTACATCCTGGCGGACAATCCTCGTTCTCTGGACCCTCCTATCAAGCTCGGACCGGGTCGTCTGATGAAGGTGCTTCCTGTCACGGAGTTGCCAGGGTGGAAGCGGCTGGCGTACCGTCGCATGTCCCTCATCTCTGAGGCCATCAAGCAGACAATCAGTAAAGACGTGGAGTTCCTCTTCTGCGCTGACGTGGACCAGGAGTTTGTGGCGCCTGTTGGAGAGGAGATCTTTGGAGATCTCGTGGCCACTCTGCACCCAGAGCTTTACGAGATGCCCCGTTCCTCTTTTCCGTATGAGGCCGAAGAGGATTCAGCAGCGTACGTGAGAGACAACGAAGGCGACTTGTACTACACCTCAGAGTTTTACGGAGGGTCTGTTTCGGAGATGTTCCGCCTAGTCCGGGCTTGTGCTGTGCTCCTCTTGCAGGACCAGGCTAACGGTGTCACAGCCAGAGGCCTGGAGGAGAGCTACCTGAACCGATACCTGATTCACCGCAGACCAACCCGTGTCCTCTCACCCGAGTACAACTGGTGGTCTTCGGGTCTGGCGGTGGACGTGACGGTTCAGAGGATCATCTCTCTGGGACGACAATGTGCCGCGTTCAGCGAACAGAAGCGAGAGCAATTCAACTGTTGA